ACTTTTAAACTTTCGGTTTCTTTTGATGTGCAACTTGCTAAAATCAACAGCAATAACAGTAGTAGGTTTTTCATATTTTATTCTTTTTCTTTTTCTTTTTGATAAACTCTAACGTACTCAACAACCATTTGTTGTGGAAAAACGGAATCATCAATTCCTTTTCGACCTCCTAACATACCACCAACTGCCACATTTAAAATCAAATAAAATGGTTGATCAAAAGGCCATTCTGCAGTAGTTTTATGTTCGTTTTTAAAAGTATTGTAAACAGTATCATTTAAAATAAAGTCCATTTTTTCTGGAGTCCATTCTAAGGCAAACACATTAAAATCATTATAAGGTTTCTCGATAAAAATACTTCTACCTTGTTCTGTATTTTTGTTATGATTGTAGGCTTTGGTGTGTACCGTTCCAAAAATAGTATCGTTATTAAAACCAACATGTTCCATAATATCAATTTCACCAGCTTCTGGCCAGCCAACTTCGGTTTTATTTTCGCCTAACATCCAAATTGCAGGCCATAAACCTACGCCTTCTGGAAGTTTTGCTTTAATTTCAAAACGTCCATATTTCCAAGAAGCTAAATCTTTTGTAGTTAACCTTGCAGCAGTATACTTTCCTGTTTTACGTTCGGCTGCATATTTTTTCCAACTTTTCTTTAAAAATTCTGGATTTCCATAATCTTTATTGACAATTGTTTCTATGTGAGTTTCTATAATTAATTTTCCATCTTCTACTCTCGTGTTTTTTAAACTATCTGTATAATATTGTTCTTCTTGGTTTGCTATAAAACCATAATCATATCCCCATTTTGCTGGGTCTGGCTTGCCTTTGTAATTAAACTCATCACTCCAAACTAATGAATATCCTTTTTGAAGTGGCGATTTTTTGATCCTCTGAAAAACCAATTCTGGCTCATTTGTAGTGATGTAATCAAATTCATTTGCTAACAACCAATCTATATCTTCTGCAGAATTTGCTGTCCAGGCATTTAAAGTGATTCCTAAGTTTTTTGCTTCTTGAATTTGTTGTGGTTTAATTTTAAGTTTATACACCAAATAATCTAACCCTGAAATTCCTGCTTCTTTTAAAAATTCTGGAGATTTAGAACCATCTAAATATTGGGTTTTTGCAGTTGGCTTTTTCTCAACAATTCTCTTTAAAATATCCAAGCTAAAACTAATATAAGAATGGATGTAGTTTTCTGCTTTTACCTCATCCACTAAGGCTAAAACTTTGTCTGTAATAAAAATATTTTTTTCTTTGGTTGCTCTTGGTTTAATTTCTAAAACCAAACCAGTTGAAGCATTATTGTCCATTCCTGCTAACAAATACTCTTTTAAAGTAGGCAGTTTTTCTCCATTAAAAAGAGGTGATTTTGCTAATTCTTCGTAATTGGTTTCTTCGATGATTAAATCGTTATAATCATGATCATGAGTTACAATTAAAATATTGTCTTTGGTAATTCTAACATCAAATTCAGAACCCGTACATTTTAAGTTGATAG
The DNA window shown above is from Polaribacter sp. Hel_I_88 and carries:
- a CDS encoding family 16 glycosylhydrolase, which translates into the protein MRFVSIFIIALLFFSCNNFLPDKKIEFAENPVVAHRGAWKAKNLPENSIAALKEAINLKCTGSEFDVRITKDNILIVTHDHDYNDLIIEETNYEELAKSPLFNGEKLPTLKEYLLAGMDNNASTGLVLEIKPRATKEKNIFITDKVLALVDEVKAENYIHSYISFSLDILKRIVEKKPTAKTQYLDGSKSPEFLKEAGISGLDYLVYKLKIKPQQIQEAKNLGITLNAWTANSAEDIDWLLANEFDYITTNEPELVFQRIKKSPLQKGYSLVWSDEFNYKGKPDPAKWGYDYGFIANQEEQYYTDSLKNTRVEDGKLIIETHIETIVNKDYGNPEFLKKSWKKYAAERKTGKYTAARLTTKDLASWKYGRFEIKAKLPEGVGLWPAIWMLGENKTEVGWPEAGEIDIMEHVGFNNDTIFGTVHTKAYNHNKNTEQGRSIFIEKPYNDFNVFALEWTPEKMDFILNDTVYNTFKNEHKTTAEWPFDQPFYLILNVAVGGMLGGRKGIDDSVFPQQMVVEYVRVYQKEKEKE